One genomic window of Verrucomicrobiia bacterium includes the following:
- a CDS encoding TIM barrel protein, with translation MKTPIPRRRAFRTLAQGAAAAAVAADLGRRVAAAERVGGLKGRINHSVCRWCYGRIPLEELCRASREMGISAIDLLGLEEIPTAKRFDLECSMVSGIPGGIERGLNRAANHEGIQKWFEEAAPKVAALGCKNVICFSGNRAGMSDEEGIEQCTAGLKKLLPIAERHDLVLVMELLNSRVDHRDYMCDRTPWGVELCRQVGSERFKLLYDIYHMQIMEGDLIRTLRASAPYIAHYHTGGVPGRNEIDESQEIYYPAVMRAILETGFKGYVAQEFIPKREDALGSLAQGVRICDV, from the coding sequence ATGAAGACCCCGATTCCCCGCCGTCGCGCCTTCCGCACTCTGGCCCAGGGGGCCGCTGCCGCCGCTGTTGCCGCCGATCTTGGGCGTCGCGTTGCTGCCGCCGAGAGGGTTGGGGGGCTTAAGGGGCGTATCAACCATTCCGTTTGCCGCTGGTGCTACGGGCGGATTCCGTTGGAGGAGTTGTGTCGGGCGTCGCGCGAGATGGGGATCTCGGCGATCGACTTGCTGGGGCTGGAGGAGATCCCGACGGCGAAGCGGTTTGATCTGGAATGCTCGATGGTGAGCGGCATTCCCGGGGGCATTGAGAGGGGCCTGAACCGGGCGGCCAACCACGAGGGCATCCAGAAATGGTTCGAGGAGGCGGCGCCGAAGGTGGCGGCGCTCGGATGCAAGAATGTGATCTGCTTTTCAGGGAACCGCGCGGGGATGTCGGACGAGGAGGGGATCGAGCAGTGCACCGCGGGGTTGAAGAAGTTGCTTCCCATCGCCGAGCGCCACGATCTGGTGCTGGTGATGGAGTTGCTGAATTCGCGGGTGGATCACCGGGACTACATGTGCGACCGGACGCCCTGGGGGGTGGAACTGTGCCGGCAGGTGGGGTCGGAACGGTTCAAGCTCCTTTACGACATCTACCACATGCAGATCATGGAGGGGGATCTGATCCGGACATTGCGGGCGAGCGCACCGTACATCGCGCATTACCACACGGGCGGCGTGCCGGGCCGGAACGAGATCGACGAGAGCCAGGAGATCTACTATCCGGCGGTCATGCGGGCGATCCTGGAGACCGGATTCAAGGGGTACGTGGCGCAGGAGTTCATTCCAAAGCGCGAGGATGCCCTGGGGTCGCTGGCACAGGGGGTGCGGATCTGCGACGTCTGA
- a CDS encoding PQQ-dependent sugar dehydrogenase, with product MARVLRHCGVAIGVLVGWVQAGPVWSAGIASRQPESVLVGGLALGASAAAWEPLGLIEAIEATHRAGLRLLEVRMGGPLGREHPEGWLGPEMGEPQQAALRLKVATTGVRLVAARVRFSNNPGANARLFEWAEQLGIRVLVGEPTLDQLDHLERMVRRHNIGLALATVPVSGPGSRLGGTDPARLMSWLRGRDPRLGVVADVLELTRAGVDPHEALAVLRTRLLGVHVGDLSAISPQARAVGWGSGRLDWRRLLSQLDEQRFDGYVVISGPDGEAGYGDSLGEAVKAIRGEMEGMREANRLRRAAEQARPAAGLRYEVLVQGDIPEPVHVAVDPDGAVWFAGRRGQLWIWESSTGRHRLAGQFGVNATGQRGLYSFAFDGGFRTNGHLYVHRAPMIPVGHANRVSRFTAVRDGGEWRVPLASERVLIEMPSADHGQGQGGGLLWNGADGCLYVGVGDQQVPEWTERFYDDPSSPPQDLGSLWGKVLRLNVDGGVPGDNPFVGRAGARPEVYAYGFRNPFSLTLRRGRGEVLVGDVGYDRPRDREEVNLVKAGGNYGWPRCDGRGRDTLSGAGCPLPDAMGPWYSYARERGAGVVVGPYLEGEPGTGWPDELGRGLVYGDFARRVVRLARTGAEDGEVSGSVALVTGLAGGPTALAWDGEGGIYLVEYGGWLAGHPRDRLSRLVPVRSGADGGRP from the coding sequence GTGGCGAGAGTGCTTAGACATTGCGGGGTGGCGATCGGGGTCCTGGTCGGGTGGGTGCAGGCGGGGCCGGTTTGGTCGGCGGGGATCGCGTCGCGCCAGCCGGAGTCGGTGCTGGTGGGGGGGCTGGCGCTGGGCGCTTCAGCGGCGGCATGGGAACCCCTGGGTTTGATCGAGGCGATCGAGGCCACGCACCGGGCCGGTCTGCGGCTTCTGGAGGTCCGGATGGGGGGGCCGCTCGGGCGGGAGCATCCGGAAGGGTGGTTGGGTCCGGAGATGGGTGAGCCGCAGCAGGCGGCGTTGCGGCTCAAGGTGGCGACGACGGGGGTCCGCCTGGTGGCGGCACGGGTGCGGTTCAGCAACAACCCCGGGGCCAATGCGCGGTTGTTCGAGTGGGCGGAGCAACTGGGGATCCGCGTGCTGGTGGGGGAACCGACGTTGGATCAATTGGATCATCTGGAACGGATGGTGCGTCGTCACAACATCGGGCTGGCCCTGGCGACCGTGCCGGTGTCCGGACCGGGGTCGCGACTGGGCGGGACGGATCCGGCACGACTGATGAGCTGGCTGCGCGGGCGCGATCCGCGACTGGGGGTGGTGGCGGATGTCCTGGAATTGACCCGGGCAGGTGTGGATCCGCATGAAGCACTGGCGGTACTGCGGACGCGACTGCTGGGGGTCCATGTCGGCGATCTGAGCGCGATCTCCCCGCAGGCCCGGGCGGTGGGATGGGGGAGCGGCCGGCTGGACTGGCGTCGGCTGCTCAGTCAGCTGGATGAACAGCGGTTTGATGGGTACGTGGTGATCAGCGGGCCGGACGGGGAAGCCGGGTACGGGGACTCGCTGGGGGAGGCGGTGAAGGCGATACGAGGGGAGATGGAGGGGATGCGGGAGGCGAACCGGCTTCGTCGTGCCGCAGAACAGGCGCGTCCGGCTGCGGGGTTGCGGTACGAGGTGCTGGTGCAGGGGGACATTCCGGAGCCGGTGCATGTGGCGGTGGATCCGGACGGGGCGGTGTGGTTTGCGGGGAGGCGGGGGCAGTTGTGGATCTGGGAGTCTTCGACGGGGAGGCATCGACTGGCGGGGCAGTTCGGTGTGAACGCCACCGGTCAGAGGGGACTGTATTCCTTCGCGTTCGACGGCGGGTTCCGGACGAACGGGCACCTTTACGTCCATAGGGCCCCGATGATTCCGGTGGGGCATGCGAACCGGGTTTCGCGATTCACAGCGGTGCGGGACGGAGGGGAATGGAGGGTGCCCCTGGCGTCGGAACGGGTGCTGATCGAGATGCCGAGTGCGGACCATGGGCAGGGGCAGGGCGGGGGACTGCTTTGGAACGGTGCCGACGGGTGCCTCTACGTTGGGGTGGGCGACCAGCAGGTTCCGGAGTGGACCGAGCGATTCTACGACGACCCGTCCAGTCCGCCGCAGGACCTGGGCAGCTTGTGGGGCAAGGTCCTGAGGTTGAACGTGGACGGGGGGGTGCCTGGGGACAACCCGTTCGTGGGTCGGGCCGGGGCGCGTCCCGAGGTGTATGCGTACGGTTTCCGGAATCCGTTTTCGCTGACCTTGCGGCGGGGTCGCGGCGAGGTGCTGGTGGGGGATGTAGGGTATGACCGACCCAGGGACCGCGAGGAGGTGAACCTGGTGAAGGCGGGAGGGAACTACGGCTGGCCGCGTTGTGACGGGCGGGGGCGCGACACGTTATCTGGAGCGGGTTGTCCGCTGCCTGACGCAATGGGGCCCTGGTACAGCTATGCGAGGGAGCGTGGGGCCGGGGTGGTGGTGGGACCGTATCTGGAGGGCGAGCCGGGGACGGGATGGCCGGACGAGCTGGGGCGGGGTTTGGTGTACGGGGACTTCGCGCGCCGGGTGGTGCGGCTGGCTCGGACCGGTGCGGAGGATGGGGAAGTGAGTGGGAGCGTGGCCCTGGTCACCGGGCTGGCCGGGGGGCCGACCGCTCTGGCGTGGGATGGGGAGGGAGGGATTTACCTGGTGGAATACGGCGGCTGGCTGGCCGGGCATCCCCGGGACCGGCTGTCGCGGTTGGTGCCGGTCAGGTCGGGCGCGGACGGCGGTCGTCCCTGA
- a CDS encoding S9 family peptidase yields MTIPRCVKVLAGCAVFLRWGTGAEAALTPGPEDVPVPEPAWQTLAGDPLPDITRFLKVRRASQPDLSPDGRWVSYLTTTTGQPQLWVTAVEGGATRQLTFLESSVTFQSWSPAGDWIAYGTDRDGNEREGFYLISPDGFEEREVLPPSEHFRVWGGWSPDGRRMAYASTERNGEDFDIYTVEVTADGRAGEPRRVHEGSGGLYATGWSRDGRWLVLSQARGEADNDLSLLDWETGMLRPVFRPADASTYRGIQWSRGGEGFYLATNQDRDWAGLAFHRLDGDELQWVESPDAEVEDVGLSEDGRYLAWTVQREGYSRVRVRDLERGEDLEVAPLPRGTYGLRWAHRRGVLMVQVTGPRVPGDVWVWEPRGVACRVTHSDTAGLRVETFVEPESIRYSSFDGETVFGLLYRPGGAPAGRSPVLIHLHGGPTAQSRPEFDPVLQYLLTRGIAILDLNYRGSTGYGKRYTRLDDRRLRLDGVRDIGAAVDWLRTRADLDGSRVAVMGGSYGGYLTCAALTEFPDRFRAGVNLVGVVNWIRALEEASPQLKASDVIEYGDIDDPEDRRFFESISPIRKVDRVVAPMLVVHGANDPRVPVGEADEWVSAIRARGGEVRYLRFPDEGHGIRKLSNKIIAYRRIAAFLQERLVKGKPEI; encoded by the coding sequence GTGACGATTCCTAGGTGCGTGAAGGTGCTGGCGGGTTGCGCGGTGTTCCTTCGATGGGGGACAGGGGCGGAGGCGGCGTTGACGCCGGGGCCGGAGGATGTGCCGGTTCCGGAGCCGGCATGGCAGACACTGGCGGGGGATCCGCTGCCGGACATCACGCGCTTTCTGAAGGTGCGGCGGGCGAGCCAGCCCGATCTGTCACCGGACGGGCGTTGGGTGTCGTACCTGACGACGACGACGGGGCAACCGCAGTTGTGGGTGACGGCGGTGGAGGGCGGGGCGACGCGGCAACTGACCTTTCTCGAATCGAGCGTGACCTTTCAGTCGTGGAGTCCGGCCGGGGATTGGATTGCCTATGGGACGGACCGGGACGGCAACGAGCGGGAGGGGTTTTATCTGATTTCGCCGGATGGATTCGAGGAGCGGGAGGTGTTGCCGCCTTCGGAGCATTTCCGGGTGTGGGGCGGGTGGTCGCCGGACGGGCGTCGGATGGCGTATGCCTCGACCGAACGGAACGGGGAGGACTTCGACATCTACACGGTCGAGGTGACGGCGGATGGGCGGGCGGGGGAGCCGCGGAGGGTGCATGAGGGTTCCGGGGGATTGTACGCGACGGGCTGGAGCCGGGACGGACGGTGGCTGGTGCTGTCGCAGGCACGGGGCGAGGCGGACAACGATCTGTCGCTGCTGGACTGGGAGACGGGGATGTTGCGCCCGGTGTTCCGGCCGGCCGATGCGTCCACGTACCGGGGGATCCAATGGAGCCGCGGGGGGGAGGGATTCTATCTGGCGACGAACCAGGACCGGGATTGGGCGGGATTGGCGTTCCACCGACTGGACGGGGATGAGCTGCAATGGGTGGAGTCGCCCGATGCGGAGGTGGAGGACGTGGGATTGTCGGAGGACGGGCGGTACCTGGCGTGGACGGTGCAGCGGGAGGGGTACTCCAGGGTGCGGGTGCGCGATCTGGAGCGGGGCGAGGATCTGGAGGTGGCGCCGTTGCCGCGCGGGACCTACGGGCTTCGATGGGCGCATCGGCGCGGGGTGCTGATGGTGCAGGTGACGGGGCCGCGGGTGCCGGGGGACGTGTGGGTGTGGGAGCCGCGGGGGGTGGCGTGCAGGGTGACGCATTCGGACACGGCGGGGTTGCGCGTGGAGACGTTCGTCGAGCCGGAGTCGATCCGGTATTCGAGTTTCGATGGGGAGACGGTGTTCGGGCTCTTGTACCGGCCGGGTGGTGCGCCGGCCGGGCGGAGCCCGGTGCTGATCCATCTGCACGGGGGGCCGACGGCGCAGTCGCGTCCGGAGTTTGACCCGGTGCTGCAGTATCTGCTGACGCGGGGGATTGCGATCCTCGACCTGAACTACCGGGGATCGACGGGGTACGGGAAGCGGTACACGCGTCTGGACGACCGGCGGCTGCGGCTGGACGGGGTGCGGGACATTGGGGCGGCGGTGGACTGGCTGCGGACGCGGGCGGACCTGGACGGGTCACGGGTGGCGGTGATGGGGGGATCGTACGGGGGGTATCTGACGTGCGCGGCGCTGACGGAGTTTCCAGACCGGTTCCGGGCCGGGGTGAATCTGGTGGGGGTGGTGAACTGGATTCGGGCGCTGGAGGAGGCGTCGCCGCAGCTCAAGGCGAGCGACGTGATCGAGTACGGCGACATTGACGATCCTGAGGACCGCCGGTTTTTCGAGTCGATCTCGCCGATCCGGAAGGTGGATCGCGTGGTGGCGCCGATGCTGGTGGTGCATGGGGCGAATGATCCGCGGGTGCCGGTGGGGGAGGCGGACGAGTGGGTGTCGGCGATTCGCGCGCGCGGGGGCGAGGTGCGCTATCTGCGATTCCCGGACGAGGGCCACGGGATCCGGAAGTTGTCGAACAAGATCATCGCCTACCGCCGGATTGCGGCGTTCCTGCAGGAGCGGCTGGTGAAGGGGAAGCCTGAAATCTGA
- a CDS encoding transglutaminase domain-containing protein, with the protein MHLPLWIVGLALLAWGWEIGQLALAVPLALLAAAPQWTGYRFALGRNEFHRALDVCWVLAFGGLLLIYSLEDVGNVLRSAARWLPVMAVPAVLAQGWSESGRIPLSAVLPWPSWRRRPEPDGPPFDAGSLVVILSLVSASTAGAERPWFFAVIVGVLGVFLWSRRARGHRAWAAAMVLVLAAAGGWMVARGLAVTQQWIEDGLMAWTTRWYREGAPYRVSPTAIGRTGRVGGSSRIIFQVRIDGGRAVPALWRTATYTEWRHGEWFATGTGFEKVDGLEDEWILDPAPGRAGALQVEWVRHSTRGLMPLPHGTRVLRELIAESVEMTPMGTVRADTRAGVVGFRAEYARTAAVELEPREGDREEVPAAELPLIAELAEELGLSGRPAAEVLNELRRHFADHFRYTTDLVDSPADDPRAGTALGRFLVGHRTGHCEYFATAGVLLLRAAGIPARYATGFLLDPAERAGGVITVREVQAHAWVRVWMGDAWHDFDPTPAVDFLEEPSGSSGWQRRWHELRFALQRWWWLGEKAWLRQAHWLTLPLLAMLLWRFRRLRAARLRAEVGPGSGPRPAWPGLDSEWLPIDAVLTDRGLARRPDERPGVWRDRLAGAGWGPEEVGRAWTASGLHDRLRFDPRGLAENERETLRVVSSDLGRALGLARGGDGVRRGG; encoded by the coding sequence ATGCACCTGCCGCTGTGGATAGTCGGGCTGGCCCTGCTGGCATGGGGTTGGGAGATCGGCCAGTTGGCGCTGGCGGTGCCGCTGGCGCTGCTGGCCGCGGCGCCGCAGTGGACAGGGTATCGGTTCGCTCTGGGTCGGAACGAGTTTCACCGGGCTCTGGATGTGTGCTGGGTGCTGGCGTTCGGGGGGCTGTTGCTGATCTACAGCCTGGAAGATGTTGGGAATGTGCTGCGGAGCGCGGCGCGCTGGCTGCCGGTGATGGCGGTGCCGGCGGTGCTCGCCCAGGGGTGGTCCGAGAGCGGGCGCATTCCGCTCAGCGCGGTGCTGCCGTGGCCGTCATGGCGTCGGCGTCCTGAGCCGGACGGGCCGCCGTTCGATGCGGGCTCCCTGGTGGTGATCCTGAGCCTGGTTTCCGCCAGCACGGCCGGCGCGGAGCGGCCTTGGTTCTTTGCGGTGATCGTTGGTGTCCTGGGCGTCTTCCTCTGGTCGCGGCGTGCCCGGGGTCACCGGGCATGGGCCGCTGCGATGGTCCTGGTGCTGGCGGCGGCGGGAGGCTGGATGGTGGCCCGGGGTCTGGCGGTCACGCAGCAGTGGATCGAGGACGGGTTGATGGCGTGGACGACCCGCTGGTACCGGGAGGGGGCGCCCTACCGGGTTTCGCCGACAGCGATCGGGCGGACGGGCCGGGTTGGAGGTTCGAGCCGCATCATTTTCCAGGTGCGGATCGACGGCGGTCGGGCCGTGCCAGCGCTGTGGCGGACGGCGACGTACACGGAATGGCGGCATGGGGAGTGGTTTGCCACGGGGACGGGGTTCGAGAAGGTGGATGGCCTGGAGGATGAATGGATACTGGACCCGGCTCCGGGCCGGGCGGGGGCCTTGCAGGTCGAGTGGGTGCGCCATTCCACCCGAGGGCTGATGCCGTTGCCGCACGGGACGCGCGTACTGCGGGAGTTGATCGCGGAGAGCGTGGAAATGACCCCGATGGGGACGGTCCGGGCTGACACGCGGGCGGGGGTGGTGGGATTCCGGGCGGAGTATGCGAGGACGGCGGCGGTGGAGCTGGAGCCGCGGGAGGGCGATCGGGAGGAGGTTCCGGCCGCGGAGCTGCCTTTGATTGCGGAGCTGGCGGAGGAACTGGGTTTGAGCGGACGTCCCGCGGCGGAGGTCTTGAACGAACTGCGTCGCCATTTTGCGGACCATTTCCGGTACACCACCGATCTGGTGGACAGTCCGGCGGACGATCCGCGGGCCGGCACGGCGCTGGGCCGGTTCCTGGTCGGGCATCGGACGGGGCACTGCGAGTACTTTGCGACGGCCGGGGTGTTGCTGCTGCGCGCGGCCGGGATTCCGGCGCGGTACGCGACGGGTTTCCTGCTGGATCCTGCGGAGCGGGCGGGGGGCGTCATCACCGTGCGGGAGGTGCAGGCCCATGCGTGGGTGCGGGTGTGGATGGGCGATGCGTGGCACGATTTCGATCCGACGCCGGCGGTGGATTTCCTGGAGGAACCGTCCGGGTCGTCGGGTTGGCAGCGGCGCTGGCACGAACTCAGATTCGCATTGCAGCGGTGGTGGTGGCTTGGGGAGAAGGCCTGGTTGCGGCAGGCGCACTGGCTCACGCTTCCGCTGCTGGCGATGCTGCTCTGGAGGTTTCGGCGGTTGCGGGCCGCCCGGCTGCGGGCTGAGGTGGGTCCGGGTTCGGGTCCGCGACCGGCCTGGCCGGGATTGGATTCGGAGTGGCTGCCCATCGACGCCGTGCTGACGGATCGGGGGTTGGCCCGGCGTCCGGACGAGCGTCCGGGTGTCTGGCGGGACCGGCTGGCGGGTGCGGGATGGGGGCCGGAGGAGGTGGGACGAGCGTGGACGGCGAGCGGACTGCATGACCGCCTGAGGTTCGATCCACGCGGGCTGGCGGAGAACGAGCGGGAGACGCTCCGCGTCGTCTCCTCCGATCTGGGGCGGGCGTTGGGATTGGCGCGGGGTGGGGATGGGGTGAGGCGCGGGGGATGA
- a CDS encoding transposase, producing MRTPRITADPTLPATYHCMSRVAGRLPLLDDSAKHKLLNILHHLARFCDIDIITFCMMSNHFHLLIRVPPKPLPDSIPDDVILAKLEDFYGPKATLPSLARAALNKGQPIPDDIRQSVLSRIADLSIFLQEFKQRFSRWYNRRHDRTGYLWGERFRSVLVEDCTSTLRAIAAYIDLNPVRAGLVNDPKDYRFCGYAAALTGDKVIRRGIMGFLGATDWSAASAEYRLALYVIGGTSGRSDKRVLDPEAIRAELARGGQLPLGQILRLRIRHMTDGVFLGSKEFVNQMWERHRDKFGKRRKSGARIIRGAPIPGLTVLRDLRVDAVG from the coding sequence ATGAGAACCCCCCGCATCACAGCCGACCCCACCCTCCCGGCGACGTATCACTGCATGTCCCGCGTCGCCGGCCGCCTTCCCCTCCTCGACGACTCCGCCAAGCACAAGCTCCTCAACATCCTCCACCACCTCGCCCGCTTCTGTGACATCGACATCATCACCTTCTGCATGATGTCCAACCACTTCCATCTCCTCATCCGCGTCCCGCCCAAGCCCCTCCCGGACTCCATCCCGGACGACGTCATCCTCGCCAAACTCGAGGACTTCTACGGCCCAAAGGCCACCCTTCCCTCCCTCGCCCGCGCCGCCCTCAATAAGGGCCAACCCATCCCCGACGACATCCGCCAATCCGTCCTCTCCCGCATCGCCGACCTCTCCATCTTCCTCCAGGAGTTCAAACAACGCTTCTCCCGCTGGTACAACCGCCGTCATGACCGCACCGGCTACCTCTGGGGCGAACGCTTCCGCAGTGTCCTGGTGGAAGACTGTACCAGCACCCTCCGCGCCATCGCCGCCTACATCGACCTCAACCCCGTCCGCGCCGGCCTGGTCAACGATCCCAAGGACTACCGCTTCTGCGGCTACGCCGCCGCCCTCACCGGCGACAAAGTCATCCGCCGCGGAATCATGGGATTTCTGGGGGCAACCGACTGGAGCGCGGCGTCAGCAGAATATCGCCTGGCGCTTTACGTGATTGGCGGGACGTCAGGGCGGAGCGACAAGCGTGTGCTGGACCCGGAGGCGATCCGGGCGGAACTGGCGCGGGGCGGACAACTGCCGCTGGGCCAGATCCTGCGGTTACGGATCCGGCACATGACCGATGGGGTGTTCCTGGGATCGAAGGAGTTTGTGAACCAGATGTGGGAGCGGCACCGGGACAAGTTCGGGAAGCGACGCAAGAGCGGCGCGCGGATCATTCGAGGCGCCCCGATCCCAGGGTTGACCGTCCTGCGCGATCTTCGGGTTGATGCGGTGGGCTAG
- a CDS encoding transglutaminase family protein, translated as MRLKILHRTRYRYSQPVSENYNEVRLQPVSDEGQECHGYRLVTEPVAKVERYHDFHFNLVDHFYLKEPHGELVLESCSEVTTRARAADSEVPWFPVARLGECQRLERCYDFLQPSEYVSLGVEVWRVGQDLVSGVDDAWQLALRIMGHIHETFVYEAGSTTVSTTMEEALRERRGVCQDFAHVMLGLCRSTGIPARYVSGYLHVPAGTALRGDLASHAWVEVYLPRHGWMGLDPTNNRMADEHHVKVAVGRDYADAAPVRGNFKGRAEQTMTAEVRIEPVKGVED; from the coding sequence ATGCGCCTCAAGATCCTCCATCGCACCCGGTACCGGTATTCACAGCCGGTTTCGGAGAACTACAATGAGGTGCGGCTTCAGCCGGTGTCCGATGAGGGGCAGGAATGCCATGGGTACAGGCTGGTTACCGAACCGGTGGCGAAGGTGGAGCGGTACCATGATTTTCATTTCAATTTGGTGGACCATTTCTACCTGAAGGAACCGCACGGGGAACTGGTATTGGAGAGCTGTTCGGAAGTGACGACGCGGGCGCGGGCGGCGGATTCTGAGGTGCCTTGGTTTCCGGTGGCGCGTTTGGGCGAGTGCCAGCGGTTGGAGCGGTGTTACGACTTTCTACAGCCGAGCGAGTACGTGTCGTTGGGGGTCGAGGTATGGCGGGTGGGGCAGGACCTGGTGTCCGGGGTGGACGATGCATGGCAATTGGCCTTGCGGATCATGGGGCACATTCACGAGACGTTTGTTTACGAGGCGGGATCGACGACGGTATCGACGACGATGGAGGAGGCTCTGCGAGAGCGGCGCGGGGTCTGCCAGGACTTCGCGCACGTGATGCTGGGGTTGTGCCGTTCGACGGGGATTCCGGCCCGGTATGTAAGCGGGTATTTGCATGTACCGGCAGGGACAGCGTTGAGGGGAGATCTGGCGTCGCACGCGTGGGTCGAGGTGTATCTGCCGAGGCACGGGTGGATGGGACTGGATCCGACCAATAACCGGATGGCGGACGAGCACCACGTGAAGGTGGCGGTCGGGCGGGATTACGCGGATGCGGCACCGGTTCGCGGGAACTTCAAGGGGCGGGCTGAACAGACGATGACAGCCGAGGTGCGGATTGAGCCAGTCAAGGGAGTGGAGGATTGA
- a CDS encoding methyltransferase domain-containing protein gives MSASAWEDRYRSGETPWEKGSGAPGLIDFLDHHPSLPRGTVLIPGCGTGHDVRSWARHGFASTGLDLAPSAIRRCCEAPSDPAWQIHYSAGDFLGDQPSTRYGWVFEHTLFCAIPPADRDRYVLAVRRWLQPGGHFLAIHYMLRDDGDGPPFGCTQEELMERFTPHFELLRGWIPRSYPNRTGLELMLWWRHRPAPSQPI, from the coding sequence TTGTCCGCCAGTGCCTGGGAAGACCGCTATCGATCCGGCGAAACCCCCTGGGAAAAAGGCTCCGGAGCCCCCGGGCTCATCGACTTCCTCGACCATCATCCCAGCCTCCCACGCGGCACGGTCCTAATCCCCGGCTGCGGTACCGGTCACGATGTCCGCTCCTGGGCCCGTCACGGCTTCGCCTCCACCGGCCTCGACCTCGCACCGTCCGCCATCCGCCGCTGCTGCGAAGCGCCATCCGATCCCGCCTGGCAGATTCACTACTCGGCAGGCGATTTCCTCGGCGACCAACCCTCGACCCGGTACGGCTGGGTGTTCGAACACACGCTCTTCTGTGCCATCCCTCCCGCTGACCGCGATCGCTACGTCCTCGCCGTCCGCCGCTGGCTCCAACCCGGCGGCCACTTCCTCGCCATTCACTACATGCTCCGGGACGACGGTGACGGCCCCCCGTTCGGCTGCACTCAGGAGGAACTCATGGAGCGCTTCACCCCCCACTTCGAGCTCCTGCGCGGCTGGATCCCCCGCTCCTACCCGAATCGCACCGGCCTCGAACTCATGCTCTGGTGGCGCCATCGCCCCGCCCCCTCCCAACCCATCTGA